One genomic region from Deinococcus cellulosilyticus NBRC 106333 = KACC 11606 encodes:
- a CDS encoding ATP cone domain-containing protein codes for MRKIFISSGKHQWPFSKGLVVESLLNVGIDQDAATAIARSVEQYIRNKKKRNVTPEELKDMVTEFTRKRLGKKYADQFTHQIPTFTDINVQDQSGLKLPFSRGILARSLEVARLTPRQAYETAKEVDRRLRMKGVEEITSAEIEALTEDVLEETVGAAGRSAYRDRYHSTGALMVQDPSGLMYPFSKGILAQSLLATGLTSLVAHRIARDTELQLRELRLKSVTRAQIRHEVEQALIREVGEDIALRYRLMRVIRNPERPLVVLVGGVSGTGKSYIAAEIAYRLGITRVVSTDSIREVMRAMISPQLTPTLHASTFEAWQSLLGPDDDRELPTEEQLLQGFREQVQQVSLGIHAIIQRAIKENTSIVLEGVHIVPGYFGMIQEPGALFIPMLMALPDEEAHRSRFYSRDQETHQLRPKQRYLNHFLEIRALQDYIMGLAEKTSVPILQSDGQDRNVEQAMEVIANRVLQSVPIGMPQRR; via the coding sequence ATGCGCAAGATTTTCATCAGCAGTGGGAAGCACCAGTGGCCGTTTTCAAAAGGGCTGGTGGTCGAATCCCTCCTGAATGTCGGCATTGACCAGGATGCAGCGACCGCCATTGCTCGCAGTGTGGAACAGTACATCCGCAACAAGAAGAAACGCAACGTTACCCCGGAAGAACTCAAGGACATGGTCACCGAGTTCACCCGCAAACGGCTGGGCAAGAAGTACGCAGACCAGTTCACCCACCAGATCCCCACTTTCACGGACATCAATGTGCAGGATCAGAGTGGCCTCAAACTCCCGTTCTCCAGAGGGATTCTGGCACGCAGTCTGGAAGTGGCCAGGCTCACCCCCAGACAGGCCTATGAGACTGCCAAGGAAGTGGACCGCAGGCTGCGCATGAAGGGTGTGGAGGAGATCACCTCTGCCGAAATTGAGGCCCTCACTGAAGATGTGCTGGAAGAAACGGTGGGTGCGGCCGGGCGTTCTGCGTACCGCGACAGGTACCACTCCACCGGAGCCCTGATGGTTCAGGACCCCAGTGGCCTGATGTATCCCTTTTCCAAGGGCATTCTGGCCCAATCCCTGCTTGCCACAGGCCTCACCTCTCTGGTGGCCCACCGAATTGCCCGCGACACCGAACTGCAACTCCGGGAACTCCGGCTCAAGAGCGTCACCCGTGCCCAGATCCGGCATGAAGTGGAACAGGCCCTGATCCGTGAAGTCGGAGAGGACATCGCCCTCAGGTACCGCCTGATGCGGGTGATTCGCAATCCAGAACGTCCGTTGGTGGTGCTGGTGGGAGGGGTCTCGGGAACAGGGAAGAGCTACATCGCAGCCGAGATTGCCTACCGTCTGGGCATCACCCGTGTGGTGTCCACCGACTCCATCCGCGAGGTGATGCGGGCCATGATCAGTCCCCAGCTCACCCCAACCCTGCATGCCAGCACCTTCGAAGCCTGGCAGAGCCTGCTGGGTCCAGACGATGACCGGGAACTCCCCACCGAGGAGCAACTCCTTCAGGGCTTCCGTGAGCAGGTGCAGCAGGTCAGTCTGGGCATCCATGCCATCATCCAGCGGGCCATCAAGGAGAACACCAGCATTGTGCTGGAAGGGGTGCACATTGTCCCAGGATACTTCGGCATGATTCAGGAACCTGGAGCGCTGTTCATTCCGATGCTGATGGCCCTGCCAGACGAAGAAGCCCACAGATCCCGCTTCTACAGCCGCGATCAGGAAACCCACCAGCTCAGGCCCAAACAGCGCTACCTCAACCACTTTCTGGAAATCCGTGCCTTGCAGGACTACATCATGGGACTGGCTGAAAAAACCAGTGTTCCCATTCTGCAGTCCGACGGGCAGGACCGCAACGTGGAGCAGGCCATGGAAGTGATTGCCAACAGGGTGCTTCAGAGCGTGCCGATTGGGATGCCGCAACGCCGTTGA
- a CDS encoding NAD(P)-dependent oxidoreductase: MKTAFIGLGAMGYPMAGHLSQRFETLVWNRTAEKARQHAAEFKSQVLEDFSGLKDVDVIFTCLPTTSEVIQVLNQVLFFLKPGSLWVDCTSGDPVKSLDVAQTLAEHQVTYLDAPVSGGTAGAINGALSVMIGGPAESIEQVREVLSTFAGKVVHVGKVGSGHAVKAINNMLLAINLLSAGEGLVALAKMGVDLEAALEVINVSSGRSNATQNLIPQRVLTREFPATFALGLLAKDAGIALDVSRSAGAPTPLFAITESLYRAARDTIGASEDHTAVVKMLEHWAGVTLSSAPSAVFDRSSP, translated from the coding sequence ATGAAAACCGCTTTTATTGGTCTGGGTGCAATGGGCTACCCCATGGCAGGTCACCTCAGTCAGCGTTTTGAAACCCTGGTCTGGAACCGTACCGCAGAAAAAGCCCGGCAGCATGCTGCTGAATTCAAAAGTCAGGTGCTTGAGGACTTTTCAGGGCTGAAAGATGTGGATGTGATCTTCACCTGCCTTCCCACCACATCAGAAGTGATCCAGGTGCTCAATCAGGTGCTGTTCTTCCTGAAACCTGGGTCTTTGTGGGTGGACTGCACATCAGGTGACCCGGTGAAGAGCCTGGATGTGGCCCAGACCCTTGCGGAGCATCAGGTGACCTATCTGGATGCACCTGTGAGTGGAGGCACAGCAGGGGCCATCAATGGTGCCCTCAGCGTGATGATCGGTGGCCCGGCTGAATCCATTGAACAGGTTCGTGAAGTTCTTTCCACCTTTGCTGGCAAAGTGGTCCATGTGGGCAAGGTGGGCTCCGGTCATGCTGTGAAGGCCATCAACAACATGCTGCTGGCCATCAACCTGCTTTCTGCAGGTGAGGGTCTGGTGGCTCTGGCAAAAATGGGGGTGGACCTTGAGGCCGCGCTGGAAGTCATCAATGTCAGCAGTGGGCGCAGCAACGCCACCCAGAACCTGATTCCCCAGCGTGTCCTGACCCGCGAATTTCCAGCCACTTTTGCACTGGGGCTGCTCGCCAAAGATGCTGGAATTGCGCTGGATGTGTCCAGATCAGCAGGAGCCCCAACACCCCTCTTTGCCATCACCGAGAGCCTGTACCGTGCCGCCAGGGACACCATAGGGGCCAGTGAGGATCACACTGCAGTGGTGAAGATGCTGGAACACTGGGCTGGAGTAACCCTCTCCAGTGCCCCCTCCGCTGTCTTCGACAGGTCTTCCCCCTGA